From a single Streptomyces sp. NBC_00377 genomic region:
- the thiS gene encoding sulfur carrier protein ThiS produces MNVSVNGERREFAPGTALDTVVRSLTPAPSGVAAALNETVVPRAQWPSTALSDGDRVEVLTAVQGG; encoded by the coding sequence GTGAACGTCTCGGTCAACGGGGAGCGGCGGGAGTTCGCTCCCGGCACGGCTCTCGACACCGTCGTACGGTCGCTGACGCCGGCGCCCTCCGGGGTGGCCGCCGCGCTCAACGAGACCGTCGTCCCTCGCGCGCAGTGGCCGTCCACGGCGCTGAGCGACGGTGACCGGGTGGAAGTCCTCACCGCCGTCCAGGGAGGCTGA
- the bfr gene encoding bacterioferritin, whose product MQGDPEVIEFLNEQLTGELTAINQYFLHAKMQENFGWTKLAKYTRHESFDEMKHAEVLTDRILFLEGLPNYQRLFHVRVGQTVREMFEADRQVEVEAIDRLRRGIKVMREKGDITSANIFESILADEEHHIDYLDTQLELLEKLGEALYLAQLIEQPES is encoded by the coding sequence ATGCAGGGCGACCCCGAGGTCATCGAGTTCCTCAACGAGCAGCTCACCGGCGAGCTCACCGCGATCAACCAGTACTTCCTGCACGCCAAGATGCAGGAGAACTTCGGCTGGACGAAGCTCGCCAAGTACACGCGGCACGAGTCGTTCGACGAGATGAAGCACGCCGAGGTGCTCACCGACCGGATCCTGTTCCTGGAGGGGCTGCCGAACTACCAGCGGCTGTTCCACGTGCGCGTCGGGCAGACGGTCAGGGAGATGTTCGAGGCCGACCGGCAGGTCGAGGTGGAGGCGATCGACCGTCTGAGGCGCGGCATCAAGGTGATGCGCGAAAAGGGCGACATCACGTCCGCGAACATCTTCGAGTCGATCCTCGCGGACGAGGAGCACCACATCGACTACCTGGACACCCAGCTGGAACTGCTGGAGAAGCTCGGCGAGGCGCTGTACCTCGCGCAGCTGATCGAGCAGCCGGAGAGCTGA
- the thiE gene encoding thiamine phosphate synthase, translated as MPDTARTRLAGALLYLCTDARTRQGDLPEFLDAVLAGGVDIVQLRDKGMEAAEELEHLEVFADACARHGKLLAVNDRADVAHAAAAGVLHLGQGDLPVPAARAILGEDVLIGRSTHAEAEAEAAAAQEGVDYFCTGPCWPTPTKPGRTAPGLDLVRYTASLGTDRPWFAIGGIDLGNLDEVLAAGARRVVVVRAITEADDPGAASAEFRKRLSEV; from the coding sequence ATGCCCGACACCGCCCGCACCCGCCTGGCCGGCGCCCTGCTGTACCTCTGCACGGACGCCCGCACCCGCCAGGGCGACCTTCCGGAGTTCCTGGACGCGGTCCTCGCGGGCGGTGTCGACATCGTCCAACTGCGTGACAAGGGCATGGAGGCAGCCGAGGAGCTGGAACACCTCGAGGTGTTCGCCGACGCCTGTGCCCGGCACGGCAAGCTGCTCGCGGTGAACGACCGCGCGGACGTCGCGCACGCGGCGGCCGCCGGTGTCCTCCACCTCGGGCAGGGCGATCTGCCGGTCCCCGCGGCGCGCGCGATCCTGGGCGAGGACGTCCTCATCGGCCGCTCCACGCACGCGGAGGCGGAGGCCGAGGCCGCCGCCGCCCAGGAGGGCGTCGACTACTTCTGCACGGGCCCGTGCTGGCCCACACCGACCAAGCCCGGCCGGACCGCCCCCGGCCTGGACCTGGTCCGGTACACCGCCTCCCTCGGCACCGACCGCCCGTGGTTCGCCATCGGCGGTATCGACCTCGGCAACCTGGACGAGGTGCTGGCGGCGGGCGCCCGCCGGGTCGTCGTCGTCCGGGCGATCACCGAGGCGGACGATCCGGGCGCCGCGTCGGCGGAGTTCAGGAAGCGGCTGAGCGAGGTGTGA
- a CDS encoding Rv2175c family DNA-binding protein — MTEIDAKTDALVPAWLTVPDIAEMLDVDVIRVRQLIKDGQLIAVRRGENRALHVPAAFIDGDKVVKGLVGTLTLLRDDGFKDEEMLEWLFTPDPSLPGTPAQALSENRGTEVKRRAQALAV; from the coding sequence GTGACCGAGATTGACGCAAAGACCGATGCTCTCGTCCCCGCCTGGCTCACCGTGCCCGACATCGCGGAGATGCTCGATGTCGACGTGATCCGCGTCCGGCAGCTGATCAAGGACGGCCAGCTCATCGCCGTGCGCCGTGGAGAGAACCGCGCGCTGCACGTCCCCGCCGCCTTCATCGACGGGGACAAGGTGGTGAAGGGCCTGGTCGGGACCCTGACCCTGCTGCGGGACGACGGCTTCAAGGACGAAGAGATGCTCGAGTGGCTCTTCACCCCCGACCCGAGCCTGCCCGGCACGCCCGCGCAGGCCCTGAGTGAGAATCGCGGCACGGAGGTGAAGCGCCGCGCCCAGGCGCTCGCCGTCTGA
- the thiO gene encoding glycine oxidase ThiO produces the protein MSSPRTSDVLVIGGGIIGLVTAWRAAQRGFATAVADPAPGGGAAQVAAGMLAAVTELHHGEQTLLGLNLASARRYPDFAAELTELTGHDLGYRRCGTLAVALDSDDRAHLRELHALQQQSGLESEWLSGRECRRLEPLLAPGVRGGLRVDGDHQIDPRRLTGALLAACERAGVVFHRVRAQRLSVVGGRAAGVVTPDGTALEAGQVVLAGGSLSGRLAGVPQDVLPPVRPVKGQVLRLTVPPRYAPFLSRTVRAVVRGSQVYLVPRENGELVVGATSEELGWDTTVTAGGVYELLRDAHELVPGITELPLTETRAGLRPGTPDNAPLLGPTELPGLSLATGHYRNGVLLTPVTGDAMAHVLATGELPDEARPFTPRRFGAAALTEQPA, from the coding sequence ATGTCGTCTCCACGTACGTCAGACGTCCTCGTCATCGGGGGCGGGATCATCGGCCTCGTCACGGCCTGGCGGGCCGCGCAGCGCGGCTTCGCCACGGCGGTGGCCGACCCGGCGCCGGGCGGCGGGGCCGCCCAGGTGGCGGCCGGGATGCTGGCCGCCGTCACGGAACTGCACCACGGCGAGCAGACCCTGCTCGGCCTCAACCTGGCCTCCGCCCGCCGCTATCCGGACTTCGCGGCCGAGCTGACGGAGCTCACCGGGCACGACCTCGGCTACCGGCGCTGCGGCACGCTCGCGGTCGCGCTGGACTCCGACGACCGCGCCCATCTGCGCGAACTGCACGCCCTCCAGCAGCAGTCGGGGCTGGAGTCGGAATGGCTCTCCGGACGGGAGTGCCGGCGGCTGGAGCCGCTGCTCGCCCCGGGGGTGCGGGGCGGCCTGCGGGTGGACGGCGACCACCAGATCGACCCGCGGCGGCTGACGGGCGCGTTGCTGGCCGCGTGCGAGCGGGCCGGCGTGGTCTTCCACCGGGTGCGGGCCCAGCGGCTGTCCGTGGTGGGCGGGCGGGCCGCGGGGGTCGTCACGCCGGACGGTACGGCGCTGGAGGCGGGTCAGGTGGTGCTCGCCGGCGGGAGTCTGAGCGGGCGGCTCGCGGGGGTGCCGCAGGACGTGCTGCCCCCCGTGCGGCCGGTGAAGGGCCAGGTGCTGCGGCTGACCGTGCCGCCGCGGTACGCGCCGTTCCTGAGCCGGACCGTGCGGGCCGTGGTGCGCGGCAGCCAGGTCTACCTGGTCCCCAGGGAGAACGGCGAGCTGGTGGTGGGCGCGACCAGCGAGGAGCTGGGCTGGGACACGACGGTGACGGCGGGGGGCGTGTACGAGTTGCTGCGCGACGCCCATGAGCTGGTTCCGGGCATCACCGAGCTGCCGCTCACGGAGACGCGCGCGGGGCTGCGGCCCGGGACCCCGGACAACGCGCCGCTGCTCGGGCCCACGGAGCTGCCGGGGTTGTCGCTGGCCACCGGCCACTACCGCAACGGCGTACTGCTGACACCGGTGACGGGCGACGCGATGGCGCACGTCCTGGCCACCGGGGAGCTCCCGGACGAGGCCCGCCCCTTCACGCCCCGGCGCTTCGGCGCCGCCGCACTCACGGAGCAGCCCGCATGA
- a CDS encoding deoxyribonuclease IV — translation MSSSAPFPSRNPVGGHVPVAGGLHSVGMSYAHDLGAETVQVFVANPRGWATPVGNPRQDEAFREACAQRSVPAYVHAPYLINFGSHTEATAERSVESMRHSLRRGREIGALGVVVHTGSATGGRDRSVALKQVREYLLPLLDELTHDDDPFLLLESTAGQGASLCSRTWDFGPYFEALDAHPKLGVCLDTCHIFAAGHDLTGPAGMHRTLDLLVDTVGEGRLKLIHANDSKDVVGAHKDRHENIGAGHIGEDPFRALMTHPATAGVPLIIETPGGREGHAADVERLKKLRDG, via the coding sequence GTGAGTTCCTCAGCCCCCTTCCCCTCCCGCAACCCGGTCGGCGGCCACGTCCCGGTGGCCGGCGGTCTGCACTCCGTGGGCATGTCGTACGCGCACGACCTGGGCGCCGAGACGGTCCAGGTGTTCGTCGCCAACCCGCGCGGCTGGGCCACTCCCGTCGGCAACCCCCGGCAGGACGAGGCGTTCCGGGAGGCGTGCGCGCAGCGGTCGGTCCCGGCGTACGTGCACGCGCCGTACCTGATCAACTTCGGCTCGCACACCGAGGCGACGGCCGAGAGGTCCGTGGAGTCGATGCGGCACTCGCTGCGTCGGGGGCGCGAGATCGGCGCGCTGGGAGTGGTCGTGCACACGGGGAGCGCGACGGGCGGGCGGGACCGGTCGGTGGCGCTGAAGCAGGTGCGCGAGTACCTGCTGCCGCTGCTGGACGAGCTGACGCACGACGACGACCCGTTCCTGCTGCTCGAGTCCACCGCCGGCCAGGGCGCCTCGCTCTGCTCCCGCACCTGGGACTTCGGGCCGTACTTCGAGGCGCTGGACGCCCATCCCAAGCTGGGCGTCTGTCTCGACACCTGCCACATCTTCGCGGCGGGGCACGATCTGACCGGCCCGGCCGGTATGCACCGGACCCTCGACCTGCTGGTGGACACGGTCGGCGAGGGCCGGCTGAAGCTGATCCACGCCAACGACTCCAAGGACGTGGTCGGCGCCCACAAGGACCGGCACGAGAACATCGGCGCCGGTCACATCGGCGAGGACCCGTTCCGGGCGTTGATGACCCATCCGGCCACCGCGGGCGTACCGCTGATCATCGAGACACCCGGCGGCAGGGAGGGGCACGCGGCGGACGTGGAGCGGCTGAAGAAGCTGCGGGACGGCTGA
- a CDS encoding (2Fe-2S)-binding protein encodes MFVCSCFGVTEAQVQQHADDGACTPRQIASACKAGTDCGSCVRRIQAILGRGALPRRGTADRGRPVLAGLTGTDGFEELEGPEELGEAA; translated from the coding sequence GTGTTCGTGTGCAGCTGCTTCGGCGTGACCGAGGCGCAGGTCCAGCAGCATGCGGACGACGGCGCCTGCACACCCCGCCAGATAGCCTCCGCCTGCAAGGCGGGCACGGACTGCGGGTCGTGCGTCCGCCGGATCCAGGCGATTCTCGGCCGGGGCGCGCTGCCGCGCCGGGGCACCGCCGACCGGGGTCGGCCGGTCCTCGCCGGACTCACCGGCACGGACGGATTCGAGGAACTCGAAGGACCCGAGGAACTCGGGGAAGCGGCCTAG
- a CDS encoding thiazole synthase, whose translation MADDPFVLGGTPFSSRLIMGTGGAPSLEVLERALVASGTELTTVAMRRVDPSVHGSVLSVLDRLGIRVLPNTAGCFTAGEAVLTARLAREALGTDLVKLEVIADERTLLPDPIELLEAAETLVDDGFTVLPYTNDDPVLARKLEDVGCAAVMPLGSPIGSGLGIRNPHNFQLIVEHARVPVILDAGAGTASDVALAMELGCAGVMLASAVTRARDPERMASAMRAGVEAGRLARLAGRIPPRYFAEASSPVEGRAVLDPERPAF comes from the coding sequence ATGGCCGACGATCCTTTCGTCCTCGGCGGCACGCCGTTCTCGTCCCGTCTGATCATGGGTACGGGAGGCGCGCCCAGCCTGGAGGTGCTGGAGCGGGCGCTGGTGGCGTCCGGGACCGAGCTGACGACGGTCGCCATGCGGCGGGTGGACCCGTCGGTGCACGGCTCAGTGCTGTCGGTGCTCGACCGGCTCGGGATCCGGGTGCTGCCGAACACGGCGGGGTGTTTCACCGCCGGGGAGGCCGTGCTGACGGCCCGGCTGGCGCGGGAGGCGCTGGGCACCGATCTGGTCAAACTGGAGGTCATCGCCGACGAGCGCACGCTGCTGCCGGACCCGATCGAGCTGCTGGAGGCGGCGGAGACGCTCGTGGACGACGGGTTCACGGTGCTGCCGTACACCAACGACGATCCGGTGCTGGCCAGGAAGCTGGAGGACGTGGGGTGCGCGGCGGTGATGCCGCTGGGCTCTCCGATCGGCTCCGGACTGGGCATCCGCAACCCGCACAACTTCCAGCTGATCGTCGAGCACGCGCGCGTGCCGGTGATTCTCGACGCGGGCGCCGGCACCGCGTCGGACGTGGCGCTGGCCATGGAGCTGGGGTGTGCGGGGGTGATGCTGGCGTCGGCGGTGACGCGGGCGCGCGATCCCGAGCGGATGGCGTCGGCCATGCGGGCGGGCGTCGAGGCGGGACGGCTGGCCCGGCTGGCCGGCCGGATCCCGCCCCGTTACTTCGCCGAGGCTTCCTCCCCCGTGGAGGGCCGGGCGGTGCTGGACCCCGAACGCCCCGCTTTCTGA
- a CDS encoding sulfite oxidase-like oxidoreductase, translating into MGHPVERESGEEAVSELPPGQRLQRGWPVTHYGPVPRFRPERWEFRVFGATADGEKRCWNHDEFTALPYTSVVADLHCVTKFSMLGAEWGGIPARTILESAPPAPNVTHVMVWAEYGFSSNLRLADFAAERTIFATHKDGELLTAEHGFPLRLVVPHLYAWKGPKWVRGVEYMTADRRGFWEERGYHNVGDPWKEQRYSYQEGPGDGPEL; encoded by the coding sequence ATGGGGCATCCGGTGGAGCGTGAATCTGGGGAAGAAGCAGTGTCCGAGCTTCCGCCGGGACAGCGACTCCAGCGGGGCTGGCCCGTCACGCACTACGGTCCGGTGCCCAGGTTCCGGCCCGAACGCTGGGAGTTCCGGGTCTTCGGCGCCACCGCCGACGGCGAGAAGCGCTGCTGGAACCACGACGAGTTCACGGCCCTTCCCTACACGTCCGTCGTGGCCGATCTGCACTGCGTGACGAAGTTCAGCATGCTCGGCGCCGAGTGGGGCGGCATCCCGGCCCGCACGATCCTCGAGAGCGCCCCCCCGGCCCCGAACGTCACCCATGTGATGGTGTGGGCCGAGTACGGGTTCAGTTCGAACCTGCGGCTCGCCGACTTCGCCGCGGAGCGCACGATCTTCGCCACCCACAAGGACGGCGAGCTGCTCACCGCGGAACACGGCTTCCCGCTGCGGCTGGTCGTTCCCCACCTCTACGCCTGGAAGGGCCCCAAGTGGGTCCGCGGCGTCGAGTACATGACCGCCGACCGGCGCGGCTTCTGGGAGGAGCGCGGCTACCACAACGTCGGCGATCCCTGGAAGGAACAGCGCTACTCCTACCAGGAGGGCCCGGGGGACGGGCCGGAACTCTGA
- a CDS encoding NAD(P)/FAD-dependent oxidoreductase: MVVVGAGMAGVQTAVALREQGFDGTVTLIGAEPHQPYDRPPLSKAVLLGNAEGSAFDVDFEGLGIALVLGREVLGLRPADHELDTGTGPVPYDVLVLATGAEPVRLPGAEGVPGVHLLRTLDDAQRLRPVLARQHDVVVVGAGWIGAEFATAAREAGCAVTVVEAADRPLAGALPAEVAAPMTAWYADHGIVLRAHTRVERVEPGAVVLDDGSRLPAGAVVVGIGARPATAWLTGSGVTLGDHREVVADAQLRTSVPDVYAVGDCASFPSGRYGERLLVHHWDNALQGPRTVAANIIGEATGEPPAVYDPVPYFWSEQFGRFVQYAGHHADADRVLWRGDASGPAWTVCWLREDRLVALLAVGRPRDLAQGRRLIESGTLMDPRLLADPARPMKAATAGA, translated from the coding sequence GTGGTGGTCGTCGGCGCGGGCATGGCCGGGGTGCAGACCGCCGTCGCCCTGCGCGAACAGGGCTTCGACGGCACGGTGACGCTGATCGGCGCGGAGCCCCACCAGCCCTACGACCGCCCTCCGCTGTCCAAGGCCGTTCTGCTCGGCAACGCCGAGGGTTCCGCCTTCGACGTCGACTTCGAGGGCCTCGGCATCGCGCTCGTGCTCGGTCGCGAGGTCCTCGGCCTGCGCCCCGCCGACCACGAACTGGACACCGGGACCGGTCCCGTCCCCTACGACGTCCTCGTCCTCGCCACGGGCGCCGAGCCGGTCCGGCTGCCCGGCGCGGAGGGTGTGCCCGGCGTGCACCTGCTGCGCACCCTGGACGACGCGCAACGGCTGCGGCCGGTTCTCGCCCGGCAGCACGACGTCGTGGTCGTCGGCGCCGGCTGGATCGGCGCCGAGTTCGCCACGGCCGCGCGGGAGGCCGGCTGCGCGGTCACCGTCGTCGAGGCCGCCGACCGGCCGCTGGCCGGGGCCCTGCCCGCCGAGGTCGCCGCCCCGATGACCGCCTGGTACGCCGACCACGGCATCGTTCTGCGCGCCCACACGCGCGTGGAGCGCGTCGAGCCCGGCGCGGTCGTCCTCGACGACGGCTCGAGGCTGCCCGCGGGCGCCGTCGTGGTGGGCATCGGCGCCCGCCCCGCCACCGCCTGGCTGACCGGCTCCGGCGTCACGCTCGGCGATCACCGCGAGGTCGTGGCCGACGCCCAGCTGCGGACCTCCGTGCCGGACGTGTACGCGGTCGGCGACTGCGCCTCCTTCCCCTCGGGCCGGTACGGCGAGCGGCTCCTCGTCCACCACTGGGACAACGCCCTCCAGGGTCCGCGCACGGTCGCGGCGAACATCATCGGCGAGGCCACCGGCGAACCCCCGGCCGTCTACGACCCCGTCCCGTACTTCTGGTCCGAGCAGTTCGGCCGCTTCGTCCAGTACGCCGGACACCACGCCGACGCCGACCGCGTCCTGTGGCGCGGCGACGCGTCGGGTCCGGCCTGGACGGTGTGCTGGCTGCGCGAGGACCGCCTGGTCGCCCTGCTGGCCGTGGGCCGGCCGCGCGACCTCGCCCAGGGCAGGCGGCTGATCGAGTCGGGCACACTCATGGACCCGCGGCTCCTCGCGGACCCGGCGAGGCCGATGAAGGCGGCGACGGCCGGGGCCTGA
- the pknB gene encoding Stk1 family PASTA domain-containing Ser/Thr kinase, giving the protein MDTTLQDPLVGQLLDGRYRVEARIAVGGMATVYRAVDTRLDRVLALKVMHPALAADAAFVERFIREAKSVARLAHPNVVQVFDQGADGSYVYLAMEYIAGCTLRDVLRERGALQPRAALDILEPVLAALGAAHRAGFVHRDMKPENVLIGDDGRVKVADFGLVRSVDTVTSTTGAVLGTVAYLAPEQIEQSGTADPRVDVYACGVVLHEMLTGEKPHDGDSPAVVLYKHLHEDVPPPSSLVPGLPFELDELVASATARDPGARAYDAVALLGQTLEARAALTEDQLDALPPQAVSAAHDNAEDRTSVIPRSLTVPRPLPVNEDAPFGGEDPLNRTSRFQSPPPLPPRRRSVRPRRGVLALVAAVLLVFGVGAGVWYINSGQFTRVPAVLTQKEAEARSRLEASGLQVGKVEHRHSDTAKRGTVMDTDPGPGARIRRHDSVTLTVSDGPEIVKVPDVQGSRLDKAEELLKSDGLEPGLVTEAFSEDVLKGFVISTAPEAGAQRRAGTAVSLVVSKGSPVDVPDVTGEDLADARAELEEAGLKVKVAPGQVTSEFDKGQVAAQTPKADSEAADGDTVTLTLSKGPEMVEVPDVVGASVDDAKSLLKQSGFEVKEDRGLLGLFGDTVKKQSVEAGSTAPKGSTITITIR; this is encoded by the coding sequence GTGGACACGACCCTTCAGGACCCTCTGGTCGGGCAGTTGCTCGACGGCCGGTATCGCGTCGAGGCGCGCATCGCGGTCGGCGGGATGGCCACGGTCTACCGGGCCGTGGACACCCGCCTGGACCGTGTGCTCGCGCTCAAGGTGATGCACCCGGCGCTCGCCGCCGACGCGGCGTTCGTCGAGCGGTTCATCCGGGAGGCCAAGTCCGTCGCCCGGCTCGCCCACCCCAACGTCGTCCAGGTGTTCGACCAGGGTGCCGACGGGTCGTACGTCTATCTGGCCATGGAGTACATCGCCGGGTGCACTCTGCGTGATGTGCTGCGGGAGCGCGGGGCGCTTCAGCCGCGCGCCGCGCTCGACATCCTGGAGCCCGTGCTGGCCGCGCTCGGCGCGGCGCACCGGGCCGGCTTCGTGCACCGGGACATGAAGCCCGAGAACGTGCTGATAGGGGATGACGGGCGGGTCAAGGTCGCGGACTTCGGGCTGGTGCGCTCCGTCGACACCGTGACCAGCACCACCGGAGCCGTGCTCGGCACCGTCGCCTATCTCGCTCCCGAGCAGATCGAGCAGTCCGGTACCGCCGATCCCCGCGTCGACGTGTACGCGTGCGGGGTGGTGCTCCACGAGATGCTCACGGGCGAGAAACCCCACGACGGGGACTCCCCCGCGGTCGTGCTCTACAAGCACCTGCACGAGGACGTCCCCCCTCCGTCGTCCCTGGTCCCCGGGCTGCCCTTCGAACTGGACGAGCTCGTGGCGTCGGCCACCGCCCGCGATCCCGGCGCCCGGGCCTACGACGCCGTGGCGCTGCTCGGGCAGACGCTGGAAGCGCGGGCCGCGCTCACCGAGGACCAGCTGGACGCGCTGCCGCCGCAGGCCGTGTCCGCCGCGCACGACAACGCCGAGGACCGCACGAGCGTCATCCCGCGCTCGCTCACCGTGCCGCGCCCGCTGCCCGTCAACGAGGACGCCCCCTTCGGCGGCGAGGACCCGCTCAACCGCACCTCGCGGTTCCAGAGCCCGCCGCCCCTGCCGCCCCGGCGCCGTTCCGTGCGGCCCCGGCGCGGGGTGCTCGCGCTCGTCGCCGCCGTTCTGCTGGTGTTCGGTGTGGGCGCCGGTGTCTGGTACATCAACTCCGGCCAGTTCACCAGGGTCCCCGCGGTGCTGACGCAGAAGGAGGCGGAGGCCAGGTCGCGGCTGGAGGCCTCCGGGCTCCAGGTCGGCAAGGTCGAGCACAGGCACAGCGACACCGCGAAGCGCGGCACCGTCATGGACACCGACCCCGGGCCGGGCGCGCGGATCCGCAGACACGACTCCGTGACGCTCACCGTCTCCGACGGCCCGGAGATCGTGAAGGTGCCGGACGTGCAGGGTTCCCGCCTGGACAAGGCCGAGGAACTGCTGAAGTCCGACGGTCTGGAGCCGGGGCTGGTCACCGAGGCGTTCAGCGAGGACGTGCTCAAGGGCTTCGTGATCAGCACCGCCCCGGAGGCCGGCGCGCAGCGGCGGGCGGGCACCGCGGTCTCGCTCGTGGTCAGCAAGGGCAGCCCGGTCGACGTCCCGGACGTCACCGGCGAGGACCTGGCCGACGCCAGGGCCGAGCTGGAGGAGGCCGGCCTGAAGGTGAAGGTCGCCCCCGGACAGGTGACCTCCGAGTTCGACAAGGGCCAGGTGGCGGCGCAGACCCCGAAGGCGGACAGCGAGGCCGCCGACGGCGACACGGTGACGCTGACGCTGTCCAAGGGACCGGAGATGGTCGAGGTCCCGGACGTGGTCGGTGCGAGCGTCGACGACGCCAAGTCGCTCCTGAAGCAGTCCGGGTTCGAGGTCAAGGAGGACCGGGGACTGCTCGGGCTGTTCGGCGACACCGTGAAGAAGCAGTCCGTGGAGGCGGGCTCGACGGCCCCCAAGGGGTCGACGATCACGATCACCATCCGGTGA